The following proteins are encoded in a genomic region of Pelodictyon phaeoclathratiforme BU-1:
- a CDS encoding DUF2442 domain-containing protein, whose translation MRIAELHPQPDWVLSVVSEDGRVGRFDVTPYLEYEAFEELRDHGEFIKVINGGYFVEWACGVDLSADTIEAQWQVVGKAEQ comes from the coding sequence ATGAGAATTGCAGAACTACATCCACAACCTGATTGGGTGTTGTCAGTTGTTTCGGAAGATGGCCGTGTTGGTCGTTTTGATGTCACTCCTTATCTGGAATACGAAGCGTTTGAAGAGCTTCGTGACCATGGTGAATTCATAAAGGTTATCAACGGAGGATACTTCGTCGAATGGGCGTGTGGTGTGGATTTGTCAGCGGACACAATTGAGGCGCAATGGCAGGTTGTTGGTAAAGCAGAGCAGTAG
- a CDS encoding DUF4160 domain-containing protein, translating into MFYGVLIRMLFRDAEKHHVPHIHADYQGNVAVFSIPEGTLLAGLLPPNKHKLVVAWIEIHHEDLLADWNLAVNGKKPFPIKGLDQ; encoded by the coding sequence ATGTTTTACGGTGTTCTTATTCGGATGTTATTTCGGGATGCCGAGAAACATCATGTTCCGCACATACATGCAGATTATCAGGGAAACGTTGCAGTGTTCTCTATCCCTGAAGGAACGTTATTGGCAGGTTTACTGCCACCGAACAAACACAAGCTGGTAGTTGCCTGGATCGAGATTCATCACGAAGATTTATTGGCTGACTGGAATTTGGCAGTAAATGGAAAGAAACCATTTCCGATAAAGGGACTTGATCAATGA